The Ferviditalea candida genomic interval GGCCTCGCCAAAGTTTCCGGAAGACCGGTGATCGCCTCCGGCGGCGTCAGCCAGTCTTACGATCTGCTGGAGCTGGCGAGACACAAGGAGAACGGAGTCGCCGGCGCGATTGTCGGCAAAGCGCTGTACACGGGAAGCCTCCGGCTGGCTGAGGCGTTGGAAATGCTGTCGGACCCAGAGGAACAATAGAGGAGAACAGAGATGCTAACGAAAAGAATCATTCCTTGTTTGGATGTCAAGGACGGGCGCGTCGTCAAGGGCGTGAATTTCGTCAATTTGCGCGATGCGGGGGATCCCGTGGAGCTGGCGGCATTTTATGACCGTGAAGGCGCGGATGAGCTGGTTTTTCTCGACATTTCCGCTTCCCACGAAGGACGCGCGACGATGGTTGAGGTCGTCAGAAAGACGGCGGGGGAGATCACGATTCCCTTCACCGTCGGAGGCGGTATTTCGCAGGTCGAGGATATGAAGCGTCTGCTCCGGGCCGGAGCGGACAAAATCGGGATCAACACCGCGGCCGTAAAAAACCCGCAGCTGATTGCCGAAGGTGCGCGGAAATTCGGGTCCCAGTGCATTGTAGTGGCAATCGATGCCAAGTATAATGAACAGTGGGGAGAGTGGGAGGTTTACACTCACGGAGGACGGACACCTACGGGCATCAAAGCGCTGGAATGGGCGTCGCATGCCGAGGAGCTCGGCGCCGGCGAGCTGCTGTTGACCAGCATGGATGCCGACGGCACCAAGGACGGCTTCGATCTGCGGCTGACCCGGGCGGTCGGCGAGCGCGTCGGCATTCCGGTGATCGCTTCCGGCG includes:
- the hisF gene encoding imidazole glycerol phosphate synthase subunit HisF; amino-acid sequence: MLTKRIIPCLDVKDGRVVKGVNFVNLRDAGDPVELAAFYDREGADELVFLDISASHEGRATMVEVVRKTAGEITIPFTVGGGISQVEDMKRLLRAGADKIGINTAAVKNPQLIAEGARKFGSQCIVVAIDAKYNEQWGEWEVYTHGGRTPTGIKALEWASHAEELGAGELLLTSMDADGTKDGFDLRLTRAVGERVGIPVIASGGAGRVEHFYDVFADGQADAGLAASIFHYKEITIKEVKDDLKRRGVEVRD